TTTAAGTTCACATCTAAAAGTTTATCTACTAAAGATAAATCCACACAATTAGTCCATGATTTTGTTTTTGAATTATAAAATTGCGATTCAGAATCAATTAACAATTGCCCATTATTCGAATTGTTTAAAGATGTTTCAAGTAAAATTAAGTTATAATTTATTAATTCTCTTTTTTTTATCTCTTTTGAAATAGCTTTTATTTTTGTATTTGCGAATTCAAATAAACCATCTTCTCTTTCTTTCACACTTAAAATTTGATCTTCAATTTTTATATCTTGAATCTTTTTTACACAAACTGGATTTGTGCCCAATACCACCAATGTATTCATTGGCAATCCAGAAAAAATTGTTTGAAAAAATAAATTTAGAAATAAGAACAGAATTGTTTGAACAAATATTATTTTTCGACTTTTCATACATTCCTTTATCTCTTTGAAGCGTGATTTTTATACCACAAATTACTACATCCTGTTCAAACCTTTTTAATTTCAATTTTTTTACGGCAGCAACTCCTTAAAATTTAACATCAAATCAAATTTACAAACTTTTAGTAAATTACATAGAATTAAATAAAATGCAAGTAATTTTAAAATAAAAATATAATTCTAATAGAATCCATTTAAAGAAATATTTTTAATTATTTTTTTTAAACAATCGTTGGAGTAATAAAAATCATCAATTGATCATCATTTTTTAATTTTCTTTTACCCGAAAAAAGCAATCCAATAACCGGAATATGCTGTAAAATTGGAACACCATTTTTTATCTTTCTTTTTTCATTGGAAATCAAACCGCCGATAAGTGTCGTCTGACCGCTATTCAATAAAACTTTATTAGTCGTCTTATTCATAACAATCACAGAAGTTTTTGCATTAAACGTTGCATCTTTAAAATATGAATGTTCAACAAAAATATCCAAGAAAACAGATTTATTATCCGGCGTTACGGTTGGTTTAACCTTAAGTTTCATACCCAGATCTTTATAACTTATTGTATCAATATTTCGTAAAGATCCTTCAATTCTTTCTTGCACATTTGTTTCTATTGGAACTTCATTACCAACCAAAATTTCCGCAAAATCTCCGCTATTAACAAGAAGTGTTGGTTTTAAAATAGTTTCTATTTCACTTTTATTTTCTGCAGCATTTAAAACTAAATTTAAACGCTTTGTATTTAAATCATGACCGCCTAAAATAAATGGGAAATTTAAAAACTTACTTGCAGAATCCGGTAATAAATTTAATGCCCAATCCATTAAGTTACCGGTTTTAAAATCGCCCTGTCCATCGGTTTTTATTGGACCAAAACCTGCTACATTCCAACCGTGATTAATACTTGCCGATCTATTATAAACACCTGAAACTTGCAACCCAAAGCTTTCTTCAAAATCTTTTGCCGCCACAGCAATTCGAGCATCTATTCTTATTTGCGGTATATCAATATCAATCTGTTTTAAGAAATTTTTAAATTCCAAAATTTCAGACTTACTACCTTTAAAAAATATCTTTTTTGATTCATCATCAAAAACTAAATAGTACCCCTTTTTATTTTCTGTTTTTCCAATAATTCCATACCACATTTTTTCCACACGCAGTTTAAACGTTTCTGAAAATTTTGCGTTATAAATTATTACAAAATCAGATATAAGCGAATCTGCGTATTTTGATTTTAAAATTAACACTGCATCTTTTAAATTCATAATTCGCAAAACATTATGCTCTCTTACAAGAACCAGTCTTGGAAATGCAGACGATAAAACAATTTTTAATGCAGATGATAGTGTAATATTTTCAAAATTTATATTACTGATAATTCCGGAAACTGACGAATCGATAATAAAATTTAAACCGGCAATTTTACCAATAAGCTCTATCACATTTTTTACATCTACAGTTTTAGACTTAAAAGAAATTGTATTGTTCAATAATGGCTCATATTCGTATTGCAAGTTGATAATTTCTTGCAATTCTGCAAATTCAGTATCTTTTACATCTAAAGTAGTATTTGTATTTTTAAAATTACTTAATAAGTTGTTAAGTTTATCTTTATCTTTTATTAGTTCATCAGCTTTTTTGGCTAGTTGGCTATCCTGCGTATTTACAATTTCTTTTACAGTATTTTCAAATTTTGAAAGTTCAGAATTATCATTTTTATCTTTTTCTTCTTGAAGCATGTCTGAAACATAATTTGGCACTCTTGATAAATCAGGTGCTTCTGTTGGAATAAAAACTTCATCGGCATTAAGTGAAATAAAAAACAATAAGCTAAAAATAAGATAAAAAATCATTACAATATGCCCCCTAATTAAATACTTAAATTTATTTTTTTATTATTCTTAAATAGTTCTATCTGATTTTCACATATTTTTATAACTTTATAACCCCAAACTGTATCGCCAATATATACGGTTTCTTGTATGTCTGTCTTTTGTAAAACAGCACCAAAAGAGCTATTACAACTTAAAATAGCTACCAAGTTTATATTTTCATGATTGCCAATATTCTTTTGATTTACTTTATCGCTCTCAAAAGAAAAAGGGTTTCTTGATAAAAGATTTTTACACAAGAAACCCAATATTAAAAATATTAAAAATAACAATTTATACTTTGTTTTCATTTATAAAACTCATAATTTTTAAATCTAATAAAAAATTTAAACCTGTCTTTTCAAAATTTACAAAATAAATATTTTTAATTTTAATTAAATTTTTAAATATAAAATCGTTGGAAATAAAAGATGTTAAATTATCAAAATCACCCTGAATATAAAATCTATAAACTTTATACTTATAATTACCCTTTTTTATAGTTGGTAATTTTGAATATTTTAAACAATTTAACGAATATTTTTCTAAAGATACTAATATTGTATTTAATACATTTTTATCTAAATTTTGATCTAATTTTAATTTATCAAATTCTTGATTAAGATTTAGATTTTCGTTATTTAAATTTTTGTTTGTAAAAACAACCTTATTATAAATCTCTTTTTGTTGATTCAGATCTTTTAGCTGAAAATTTAAATTATCTATTTTATAATTTTTAGGATTTAAAAAAAACAGATAGAAAATCCCATAAATAGCGAATAGAAGTAAAACCGACAAAAGATATTTATAATAAGTTTTTGTTTTTATAAAATTTTGCATAATATTCTTTAAAAATTTCATTTTTTTGAATCTTAAAAGAATATTATTGCAAAAGTAAAGTATTTAAAAATTAAATTAACTTGAAAAAAACATACAAATTTAATTAACATTTAATTATAATAAATTCCCATCCATTTTAAAATTAAGGTTATTTATGAAAACAAATAGGACAAATTTATTTTTTTTAATAGTCTTTTTGAGTTTTTCGTTAATTCAAAATTTAATGTGCATGAGAGATAAAAGAATAAAAAACATGACTAAAATAGAACCGTCTCAAGAATATAAAAAAAAGAAACGATCTGAAAGTATTCACGATCAGGTAAGCGAAAAAATCCTATCCGATATAGTTTTTAACGACAGTCTCGACGATAGTGTTTTATGTGATAAATACATATTTTTAAATATTGATGGTTTTAAAGAATCATTCAAAAACGAATTAGATCTATTTAGAAAAAATATAACTAAGCTTATTGATAATAAAAATTTCAAAACAGCAATTTCGCTTCAAGAAAAAGATATATATGATCAACGCAGTATTTATTATGGAAGACTAACTCAGTCAAAAAATCTAATTAATTCATATTCTATCGGGGATATTCATGCAAGTTCGCTACATTTAATTAAAGATTTAAGAAAATTAAAAAGTTTAGGAGTTTTAACAGATAAATTGGAATTAATAAATTTAAAAAATGATAATCAACAAGAAATGGAAACATATTTTATTAACACAGGCGACATAATAGATAGAGGTTTAAATGGAGCTGAATGCATTTATCTTTTTATGCTGCTGTTTAATAAAAATCCCAATAATGTAATTTTGCTACGTGGAAATCATGAATCATTTATCACTTCACATAATTACGGTTTTTCAATGGAAATAGGTAGATATTTTTCCAATATAGAAAGTAATCTATTTGATGAAGTAATCAAATATTTTAAAACATTAGGAAAAGATATAAATCAAGATGAATTGGATTTAAATAAATCAGATCTGGAAAAAATAATGAAACTATATTTTGAAAATTCAAATTATAAAAATATAATTTCAACACTAAAATTACTACCATCAACTGCATTTTTAATTGATAAAAACAAATTTACAATACAATTTTCCCATGGAACAATTGATACTGCATTTAAATTAAATAAAAGAAATAAAAAAAATGCCATAAAACTTCAAGCCGATAAAACTTTTATAAATGATAATTATAATAAATATATCTGGGGAGACAGCATACTTGATGGAGATGTTGATGAAAAAAGAAACAATTCAGAAGGCTTATCTGAAAAAGATATTTATCAATATATGGAAACAAATAATATAAATTTATTTGTTTGTGGTCATAATCACTACAGCAAAAATTTAAACAAATACGGGTTTATGTACACTACAAATAACGAAGGCACTAAAAATATAATCCGACATATTCAATTTTTTGGAATATATAAATACATGCCATCAATAGTAAACATATCTTTCAATAAAAAAATAAATATTAACCCTATTTATATAGATACAAAAGAGGATTTAAATATTCCAAGCAATCCTATGCCTGATTTTTTACGCAAAAATTTTAAATTTAATTTTTTATGGTGGCTTAAAAAACAAACCTAAATTAAAAATTAAATTTTAAAAATTCTTTTGTGTCCACTGGAATGGATCAACAGCCACGTTATTAACTCTTAATTCCCAGTGCAGGTGATAACCATTGGCATAACCTGTCATACCCATACGACCAATCTTATTACCCTTTTTAACCAAATCACCAACCTCAATATCTGCAAAGTCTTCCAGATGACAGTATATTGTAAATACGCCAATACCATGATCAAGAACAATAGTATTTCCTGTTAATAAAAATCTATCTTTTATAACAACTTTACCCTCTTGGCTGGCCCAAATAACACTTCTCGGATTATTCAAAATATCAACAGCCTTGTGCATATAATGTCCCTTTTCAGAAGTTGTTCTAATCTCGCCAAAAGGAGTTGTTATTTTTTTAATATCAACAGGAACTTCAAATCTTCCGGTCCATAATTTTTTATTTGGAGAATCAGTAAGCCATTTTTCAATAGCATCTTCCAATATTCTATTGCTCATACTAACTTCTTTTTCTTCTTCAAGCTTACCTTTTTCAACTACAAAGCCTTTTTGTTTTGGAAAATTATATTCCTGAATATCAACTCTTCCTGAAAGGTTCATATCATGACCAACAAAATCTTTAACTTTTGCATTCAATTGGTATTCACCGGCATTTAAATCACAATCAACCGGAATAAAAGATTCATAAACTGTTGAATATTCAGACTCAGGATAAAATTCATAATTTTTTTCAAGAAATTGAATTTTGGCATCTGCAAGTTTTTTATTCGCTTTAATTTTTGCATGAATTGTTCTGCCCTGTAAAACTTTATATGATTGATCAATAAATGTTGCATTTAAATCGGTATTATCAACATAAAAATCTAAATTCATCTGATTTTTATTTTGATGTTTACTTGCATCAACAATATCCACAGTTAAATTGTGTTTACCATCAAGCAATGTTGTTGTATCTATTGTTAATGGAAAATTTAAACTCTTTTTATTTATTTTTTTTGTTCCATCCAAATCTAACATTTTTCCATCAAGATAAACGTCTATATGATCAATTTTATAGCCATTATTTGAAACTATTTTAGATTGAACCACTCCGGAATAATAATCTCCCGAAGTCAGCCCTTTTGTACTAATTTCAGGAACAACCGAATAGGTTGAATAACTAATGGCCTTATAACCTAAAAACAGTGTAATTAAACCTAAAAAACTAATAATTAACGGAACTTTAAATTTGTGAAACATAAATATGCCCTTTTTTGTTATTTTTAACTATATTTTTACAAACAAAACAACCCGGTTGCATCGTTCATTTAATATACATATTTTTATTATGTAGTAAATTATTTTTAAATTTAAAAAGCAATTATGAATAATAGTTTTAATATTTTATTAAATCAAGCAAAAAAATTTCCAAGTTCTCCCGGAATCTATATTTTTAAAAATATAGATAACCAAATTATTTATATTGGAAAAGCAAAAAATTTAAAAAAAAGAATTAAAAGTTATTTCCAAAAAGAACAAGATTTAAAATCTTTATCATTAACACAAAATGCTACAAGTTTAGAATTTATTATTACAAAAAGTGAACTTCAAGCAATGCTTTTGGAAGCAGAATTAATAAAAGCAAATCAACCCAAATTTAACATTTTATTAAAAGATGGACAACCATTTTTGTATATACTTTTTTCACAGCCATCAAAAAAATTGCCAGAAATAAAAATAGTCAGAAATAAAAAAGAAAAAGGCACTTATTTTGGACCATTTATAGATAAAACGGAAACAAGAAAAGTTTATAATTTTTTATTACATACATTTAGATTAAAACTATGTAACAAAAAAATAGATAATGGTTGTCTTGATTTTCATCTAGGTTTATGTGCAGGCTCATGCACAAATAATTTTGATAAAAATGCATACATAACAAGATTAAATCTGGCAAAAAAATCATTAGAATCCGGGCACAAAAAATTTTTAAATTATTTAAATCAAGAAATCAAAAATAATAATAATTTATTAAATTTTGAAAAATCAAAAGAGTTACATGAATATAGAAAAGCTTTTAATATAGTGTTTAAAACTTTAGA
Above is a genomic segment from Candidatus Dependentiae bacterium containing:
- a CDS encoding type II and III secretion system protein; this translates as MIFYLIFSLLFFISLNADEVFIPTEAPDLSRVPNYVSDMLQEEKDKNDNSELSKFENTVKEIVNTQDSQLAKKADELIKDKDKLNNLLSNFKNTNTTLDVKDTEFAELQEIINLQYEYEPLLNNTISFKSKTVDVKNVIELIGKIAGLNFIIDSSVSGIISNINFENITLSSALKIVLSSAFPRLVLVREHNVLRIMNLKDAVLILKSKYADSLISDFVIIYNAKFSETFKLRVEKMWYGIIGKTENKKGYYLVFDDESKKIFFKGSKSEILEFKNFLKQIDIDIPQIRIDARIAVAAKDFEESFGLQVSGVYNRSASINHGWNVAGFGPIKTDGQGDFKTGNLMDWALNLLPDSASKFLNFPFILGGHDLNTKRLNLVLNAAENKSEIETILKPTLLVNSGDFAEILVGNEVPIETNVQERIEGSLRNIDTISYKDLGMKLKVKPTVTPDNKSVFLDIFVEHSYFKDATFNAKTSVIVMNKTTNKVLLNSGQTTLIGGLISNEKRKIKNGVPILQHIPVIGLLFSGKRKLKNDDQLMIFITPTIV
- a CDS encoding metallophosphoesterase, whose translation is MKTNRTNLFFLIVFLSFSLIQNLMCMRDKRIKNMTKIEPSQEYKKKKRSESIHDQVSEKILSDIVFNDSLDDSVLCDKYIFLNIDGFKESFKNELDLFRKNITKLIDNKNFKTAISLQEKDIYDQRSIYYGRLTQSKNLINSYSIGDIHASSLHLIKDLRKLKSLGVLTDKLELINLKNDNQQEMETYFINTGDIIDRGLNGAECIYLFMLLFNKNPNNVILLRGNHESFITSHNYGFSMEIGRYFSNIESNLFDEVIKYFKTLGKDINQDELDLNKSDLEKIMKLYFENSNYKNIISTLKLLPSTAFLIDKNKFTIQFSHGTIDTAFKLNKRNKKNAIKLQADKTFINDNYNKYIWGDSILDGDVDEKRNNSEGLSEKDIYQYMETNNINLFVCGHNHYSKNLNKYGFMYTTNNEGTKNIIRHIQFFGIYKYMPSIVNISFNKKININPIYIDTKEDLNIPSNPMPDFLRKNFKFNFLWWLKKQT
- a CDS encoding M23 family metallopeptidase, with product MFHKFKVPLIISFLGLITLFLGYKAISYSTYSVVPEISTKGLTSGDYYSGVVQSKIVSNNGYKIDHIDVYLDGKMLDLDGTKKINKKSLNFPLTIDTTTLLDGKHNLTVDIVDASKHQNKNQMNLDFYVDNTDLNATFIDQSYKVLQGRTIHAKIKANKKLADAKIQFLEKNYEFYPESEYSTVYESFIPVDCDLNAGEYQLNAKVKDFVGHDMNLSGRVDIQEYNFPKQKGFVVEKGKLEEEKEVSMSNRILEDAIEKWLTDSPNKKLWTGRFEVPVDIKKITTPFGEIRTTSEKGHYMHKAVDILNNPRSVIWASQEGKVVIKDRFLLTGNTIVLDHGIGVFTIYCHLEDFADIEVGDLVKKGNKIGRMGMTGYANGYHLHWELRVNNVAVDPFQWTQKNF